A part of Sander vitreus isolate 19-12246 chromosome 8, sanVit1, whole genome shotgun sequence genomic DNA contains:
- the ptpn5 gene encoding tyrosine-protein phosphatase non-receptor type 5 has protein sequence MTRRLSSSTRSHTEDSIFLRPDEDPVWLDEPTKSDKIGDGAPKKDGLPKCKDGPAGGQNPKEDEVFMHKVCALVIELHCWAALFVVSQVTGYWVFFVVEGNGPFSSIYKALQVIDFYLGFILPFHPIFGMDSMVLMREVVNTKQDNWIFHGTAGTGVAICVIMVIHMVCKWRYGTGLWSSRTVLQDIGDRRQSVSRQPSFTLSEWTDAQEDLLDMDPVPQTPVFDMGTDAKTEGDAATLTVTSVGLQERRGSNVSLTLDMCTPGCTEPYGYGAQLSPRDQTAKEYLRQGTHSLTPAMLHTRAMDDQSLQAEFYETPMNFVDPKEYNYPGLVRKNRYKTILPNTHSRVILKSQDEDDFLTTYINANYLKGYGDEDCAYIATQGPTVNTVGDFWRMVWQERSPIIVMITNLEEKNEKCAEYWPEDTVIHEGIEITLVTITQEDDYSLRVFTLKCGGEERSLRQYWYTSWPDQKTPDKAPPLLELVQEVEMAREEAPPSSGPIIVHCSAGIGRTGCFIATSILCKQLRTEGVVDILRTTCQLRLDRGGMIQTSEQYQFVHHVLSLYEKQLSHTAEE, from the exons ATGACCCGCCGGCTGAGCAGCTCCACCCGTTCCCACACCGAGGACTCCATCTTCTTGAGGCCTGACGAAGACCCCGTCTGGCTGGATGAACCCACAAAGTCTGATAAAATAGGTGACGGAGCACCTAAAAAAGACGGGCTCCCAAAATGCAAAGATGGACCCGCAGGGGGCCAAAATCCAAAGGAAGATGAAGTGTTTATGCACAAGGTGTGTGCGCTGGTGATCGAGCTCCACTGCTGGGCTGCACTGTTTGTCGTCTCCCAAGTCACG GGATACTGGGTGTTTTTTGTGGTGGAAGGAAATGGACCTTTCTCTTCCATCTACAAAGCCCTGCAGGTCATCGACTTCTACCTTGGCTTCATCTTACCCTTCCACCCGATTTTTGGAATGGAC TCTATGGTGTTGATGAGGGAGGTTGTGAACACCAAACAGGACAACTGGATTTTCCATGGAACTGCAGGCACTGGTGTGGCCATCTGTGTAATCATG GTCATCCACATGGTGTGTAAGTGGCGTTACGGCACTGGCTTGTGGTCGTCAAGAACAGTGTTGCAGGACATTGGTGACCGACGTCAGTCTGTGAGCCGCCAACCCTCCTTCACCCTGTCAGAGTGGACGGATGCTCAGGAGGATCTGCTGGACATGGACCCTGTGCCGCAGACACCCGTCTTTGACATGGGCACTGACGCAAAGACGGAGGGAGACGCCGCCACCCTCACTGTCACATCAGTGGGGCTTCAGGAGAG GAGGGGCTCCAATGTTTCGCTGACCTTGGACATGTGTACACCAGGCTGCACTGAGCCCTATGGCTACGGAGCCCAGCTCTCCCCCAGAGACCAGACGGCAAAGGAGTACCTCCGACAGGGAACACACAGCCTGACCCCTGCCATGCTACACACACGGGCCATGGATGACCAGAGCCTGCAGGCTGAGTTTTAT GAGACTCCCATGAACTTTGTGGACCCTAAGGAGTACAACTACCCAGGGCTGGTGAGAAAGAACCGCTACAAAACCATCTTACCCA atacacacagcaGAGTGATCTTGAAGTCACAGGATGAAGACGATTTCCTCACCACTTACATCAATGCCAATTATCTCAAA ggcTATGGGGATGAGGACTGTGCATACATTGCCACCCAGGGTCCCACCGTGAACACTGTGGGAGACTTCTGGAGGATGGTGTGGCAGGAGAGAAGCCCAATAATAGTGATGATCACCAACctggaggaaaaaaatgag AAATGTGCAGAGTACTGGCCCGAGGACACTGTGATCCATGAGGGCATCGAGATCACCCTTGTCACCATAACCCAGGAGGATGACTACAGTCTGAGGGTGTTTACTTTGAAG tgtggggGAGAGGAGCGCAGTCTGCGGCAGTACTGGTACACCTCGTGGCCTGATCAGAAGACTCCAGACAAGGCTCCACCTCTTCTAGAACTGGTGCAGGAAGTGGAAATGGCCCGAGAGGAAGCCCCGCCCTCCAGTGGCCCTATAATTGTCCACTGCAG TGCTGGAATTGGTCGAACTGGCTGCTTTATCGCCACCTCCATCCTGTGCAAGCAGCTGAGGACTGAGGGTGTGGTTGACATCCTGAGAACCACCTGCCAGCTCCGTCTGGACAG GGGTGGGATGATCCAGACGAGCGAGCAGTACCAGTTTGTGCATCATGTCCTCAGCCTGTATGAGAAGCAGCTGTCTCACACTGCTGAGGAGTAG